The following are encoded together in the Lactuca sativa cultivar Salinas chromosome 1, Lsat_Salinas_v11, whole genome shotgun sequence genome:
- the LOC111881079 gene encoding serine/threonine-protein kinase GRIK2 codes for MGCCGCFGFSFAKKHKNQRPRVQGGNYVLQGLLNEEVEEDEEEEEEEEEDHHSYTDNMTDTEKGDHEELRNPAKTSQEILIYRTENGLICREFPVKETHKVIRSEDENGNKMVNEYVRECKIGAGSYGKVVLYRSQIDGKHYAIKAFHKSHLLKLRVAPSETAMTDVLREVLIMKMLNHPNIVNLVEVIDDPNTDHFYMVLEYVEGKWVFEGAGPPGGLGENLARRYLRDIVSGLIYLHSHNVVHGDIKPDNLLVTGNGNVKIADFSVSQVFEDENDKLRRSPGTPVFTAPECCLGKNYHGKTADTWAVGVTLYCMILGQYPFLGDTLQDTYDKILNNTIFLPDDMNPMLKNLIEGLLCKDPMERMSLETVAEHSWVMGDEGRVPEYVCWCKRNKLQREEEREIISNTN; via the exons ATGGGCTGCTGTGGTTGTTTTGGGTTTTCATTTGCAAAAAAACACAAGAATCAGAGGCCAAGGGTACAGGGGGGAAATTATGTTCTACAGGGGTTATTAAATGAAGAGGTGgaagaagatgaggaagaagaagaagaagaagaagaagatcatcACTCATATACTGACAACATGACAGATACTGAAAAAGGAGATCATGAAGAGCTTAGAAACCCTGCTAAAACCTCTCAAGAGATTCTTATTTACAGGACAGAAAACGGATTAATTTGCAGAGAGTTTCCTGTTAAAGAAACCCACAAAGTTATTCGATCAGAG GATGAAAATGGGAACAAAATGGTGAATGAGTATGTTCGCGAGTGTAAAATTGGAGCTGGTAGCTATGGCAAAGTG GTTCTTTATCGAAGCCAGATTGATGGGAAGCATTATGCCATTAAG GCTTTTCACAAATCTCATTTATTAAAGCTACGTGTTGCCCCATCTGAAACAGCCATGACTGATGTTCTTCGTGAG GTTTTAATCATGAAAATGTTAAATCATCCAAATATAGTGAATCTTGTTGAGGTGATTGATGATCCTAACACAGATCACTTTTACATGG TTCTTGAATATGTTGAAGGGAAATGGGTGTTTGAAGGTGCGGGCCCGCCAGGTGGCCTAGGAGAAAATCTTGCAAGGAGATATTTGCGCGATATAGTTTCTGGATTGATTTATCTCCACTCTCAT aATGTTGTTCATGGAGATATAAAACCTGATAATCTTCTAGTAACTGGTAATGGGAATGTAAAGATTGCTGATTTCAGTGTGAGCCAAGTTTTTGAG GATGAAAATGACAAGCTTCGCCGCTCCCCTGGGACGCCTGTTTTCACCGCTCCCGAGTGCTGTCTAG gtAAAAATTATCATGGTAAAACTGCGGATACATGGGCGGTTGGAGTTACTTTGTATTGTATGATATTGGGACAATATCCTTTTCTTGGAGACACACTACAAGATACGTATGATAAG ATTCTTAATAATACTATATTTCTCCCCGATGATATGAACCCCATGCTCAAGAACCTTATCGAAGGGCTTCTCTGCAaag ATCCTATGGAGCGAATGAGTCTCGAAACGGTTGCAGAGCATTCGTGGGTGATGGGTGATGAGGGGCGGGTCCCGGAATATGTTTGTTGGTGCAAAAGGAACAAGTTacaaagggaagaagagagagagattaTTAGCAATACAAATTAA